A window of Vigna unguiculata cultivar IT97K-499-35 chromosome 4, ASM411807v1, whole genome shotgun sequence contains these coding sequences:
- the LOC114182466 gene encoding inactive protein RESTRICTED TEV MOVEMENT 2-like, with the protein MEINAAEAATNRSYEDFEPYCKWLTQEGQAILEIHLKGFKKEQLKVETDNWGTVKIYGEKPVNASNNKWCRFHKEIKISIGSDTNAIRAKFSHGLLFIAMPKEAVKELFIYGAETRNRTNAIKVAIGVVFVVALGTYIARRVYNDENVQLIS; encoded by the exons ATGGAAATCAATGCTGCTGAAGCTGCCACTAATCGCTCCTATGAAGATTTTGAACCTTATTGCAAATGGCTTACACAGGAAGGACAAGCCATTCTTGAGATTCATTTGAAGG GGTTCAAAAAGGAGCAACTTAAGGTTGAAACCGATAACTGGGGAACAGTAAAAATTTATGGAGAAAAGCCTGTGAATGCAAGCAATAACAAATGGTGCCGTTTCCACAAAGAAATTAAGATCTCAATAGGGAGTGATACGAATGCAATTCGTGCAAAGTTTTCTCATGGCCTTCTCTTCATTGCCATGCCTAAAGAAGCAGTAAAGGAGCTTTTCATTTATGGTGCAGAAACAAGAAACAGAACAAATGCTATTAAAGTGGCAATTGGAGTAGTGTTTGTGGTGGCACTTGGGACTTACATAGCTAGAAGAGTATATAATGATGAAAATGTTCAGTTAATTAGCTAG
- the LOC114181900 gene encoding TMV resistance protein N-like, with protein MAASSTYDVFLSFRGGDTRYGFAGNLYKALRDRGIHTFMDDEMILKGEVPITALLNAIEESRIAIVVLSQNYASSCFCLDELAVILNCKNKGLHVIPVFYKVDPSDVRHQKGSYGEALTKHQRRFKDMEKVQKWKMALRQVANLSGYHFEDGVGYEYKFIKRIAEDVYHKIIRDSFTHVSDYPIGLDSQVLEVRKLLDFGTEDGVHMIGIHGMGGIGKSTLARAVYNDLIGENFDGLCFLENVRENTNKHGLKHLQSILLSQILGDKDIYFTSMQQGISTIKCRLKMKKVLLILDDVDNPEQLEAVAGGCDWFGPGSRIIITSRNKQLLENHRVTMTYEVKGLNNNDALQLLKWKAFRNEKVDPEYELVLNSLLTYASGLPLALEVIGGSLVGKSIEGWKTTVKQYEMIPKMEILSILKVNFDALEEEEKSVFLDISRFLNVYAPTEVEDILNACYGRSMKHHIGMLVEKSLLKYDYFDNRLTMHDLVRDMCIRIAWEELRKEPGKNSGLWLHKDVIHVSNNTRICESEFNYLDFSKSVKKRIKGWNASSFKRMKTLQKFHKKFQFFNHFLRSSRTLIWFRFSSNCLPSALDNLLKKFENITVMSFDDCKILTHIPDVSDLPNLKELSFKECENLITVHDSVGFLTKLKILRVVGCSKLISFPPLNLNSLEILELSNCSSLENFQRFTTGFKVFFFFVFCFRFYHYKLHDLTQPEYD; from the exons ATGGCTGCATCATCCACCTATGATGTGTTTCTCAGCTTCAGAGGAGGAGACACACGCTATGGTTTTGCTGGCAATCTCTACAAAGCTCTCCGTGACAGGGGAATTCACACTTTCATGGATGATGAGATGATTCTGAAGGGAGAGGTACCAATAACAGCGCTTCTGAATGCAATTGAAGAGTCTAGGATTGCCATCGTTGTGCTCTCTCAAAACTATGCTTCTTCCTGTTTCTGCTTGGATGAACTTGCAGTCATCCTTAACTGCAAGAATAAAGGGCTACATGTTATACCGGTATTCTATAAGGTGGATCCTTCAGATGTGAGACACCAGAAAGGGAGTTATGGAGAAGCATTGACTAAGCATCAGAGAAGGTTCAAAGATATGGAGAAGGTGCAGAAATGGAAGATGGCTCTGCGTCAAGTAGCTAACTTGTCTGGCTATCATTTCGAAGACGG AGTTGGATatgaatacaaatttattaagagAATTGCTGAGGATGTCTATCACAAGATTATTCGTGATTCTTTTACACATGTTTCGGATTACCCAATTGGACTAGACTCACAAGTGCTAGAAGTAAGGAAACTTTTGGATTTTGGAACTGAGGATGGTGTTCACATGATAGGAATCCACGGGATGGGTGGGATAGGAAAATCAACACTTGCTCGTGCTGTCTACAATGATTTAATTGGTGAGAATTTTGATGGATTGTGTTTTCTTGAAAACGTGAgagaaaacacaaacaaacatgGGTTAAAACACCTGCAAAGCATCCTTCTATCACAGATATTAGGAGATAAGGACATCTACTTTACAAGTATGCAACAAGGAATTTCTACGATAAAGTGTAGGCTGAAGATGAAGAAGGTTCTCTTGATTCTGGATGATGTTGACAATCCCGAGCAATTAGAAGCAGTTGCTGGAGGATGTGACTGGTTTGGTCCTGGCAGCAGAATCATCATCACAAGTCGGAACAAACAATTGTTGGAAAACCATAGAGTTACTATGACATATGAGGTGAAGGGATTGAATAATAATGATGCTCTTCAGCTGCTTAAATGGAAAGCTTTCAGGAATGAAAAGGTTGATCCAGAGTATGAGTTAGTCTTGAATAGTCTTTTAACTTATGCTTCTGGCCTTCCACTGGCTTTAGAAGTAATAGGAGGCAGCTTGGTCGGAAAAAGTATAGAAGGATGGAAGACCACCGTCAAACAATATGAAATGATTCCCAAAATGGAAATCCTAAGTATACTTAAAGTAAACTTTGATGCTTTggaggaagaagagaagagtGTTTTTCTTGATATTTCTCGTTTCTTAAATGTATATGCGCCGACAGAGGTTGAAGATATACTTAATGCTTGTTATGGTCGTAGCATGAAACATCACATTGGCATGCTGGTTGAAAAATCTCTGTTGAAGTatgattattttgataataGACTTACAATGCATGACTTGGTAAGGGACATGTGTATAAGGATTGCCTGGGAGGAATTACGGAAAGAGCCGGGGAAGAACAGTGGATTATGGTTACATAAAGATGTGATTCATGTTTCGAATAACACT AGAATATGTGAAAGTGAATTCAACTATCTTGATTTCTCCAAATCTgtcaaaaaaagaataaaaggatGGAATGCAAGCAGCTTCAAGAGGATGAAAACCCtccaaaaatttcataaaaaatttcagTTTTTCAATCATTTTCTTCGAAGTTCGAGAACATTGATATGGTTCAGATTTTCTTCAAATTGTTTACCATCTGCGTTGGATAACTTATTGAAG AAGTTCGAGAATATAACCGTCATGAGTTTTGACGACTGCAAAATTTTGACGCACATTCCTGATGTATCTGATCTCCCAAATTTGAAGGAACTTTCATTTAAAGAGTGTGAGAATTTAATTACAGTTCACGACTCAGTTGGTTTTCTGactaaacttaaaatattgaggGTTGTTGGTTGCAGCAAGCTTATTAGTTTTCCACCTCTAAACTTAAACTCTCTTGAAATACTAGAACTTTCAAATTGTTCCAGTCTTGAGAACTTTCAGAGATTTACCACAGgtttcaaagttttttttttctttgtattttgtttCCGTTTCTATCATTACAAGCTACATGATCTGACACAACCTGAATATGACTAG
- the LOC114181902 gene encoding TMV resistance protein N-like, whose product LLLLAFHCVEEEWESALNHDSVGLESSSDAFSYDVFLSFRGLDTRYGFTGYLYKALHDSGIHTFIDDENLQRGEEVTPTTVKAIKESRIAITVLSVNYASSTCCFDELATILDCLKRKRLLVLPVFYYVDPTLVQLQKGSFGEALTKHEKRLKHDMEKLLKWKMLLHQVAKLFFFHIDHRNAYEYEFIGKIVEWVSKKINPGHYPVGIESKVQDVMKLLDVGCDGGVHMIGIHGIGGVGKSTLAKEVYNDLISYKFDASCFIENVREKSNKHGLQYLQSIILLNLLGEKDMKLTSVQQGISVIQRRLQKKKVLLILDDVDKEEQLQAVVGRADWFGPGSRVIITTRDEQLLASHNVQTTYEVKGLNNNDALQLLKWKAFKKHYFDPSYEDLLNHVVTFAAGIPLALEVIGSNLYGKSVEEWKPVIHKLKKCPNNPVETILKASFDSLEEKEKSVFLDFACCFKGYELAEVEDILQAQYGQNMKCYIDILVDKSLVKLIHGTKPCYDRVTFHDLIEDMGKDIVRQESLIEPGERSRLWLLEDVREVLENNRGTTKTEIICLDFPIFDQEEVVEWDGKAFQNMQNLRTLIIRNGSFSKGPEYLPDNLRVLEWWRYPSNSLPSDFHPKELALCKLPCSSISTIELINLLKKLVNLRVLKFSNANV is encoded by the exons CTTTTGCTTCTTGCATTCCATTGTGTTGAAGAAGAATGGGAATCTGCTTTAAATCATGATTCTGTTGGACTGGAGTCAAGTTCAGATGCATTCAGCTACGATGTGTTCCTCAGCTTCAGAGGCTTAGACACACGCTATGGTTTTACGGGCTATCTCTACAAAGCTCTTCATGACAGTGGAATCCACACTTTCATTGATGATGAAAACCTTCAGAGAGGAGAGGAAGTTACACCAACAACTGTGAAAGCAATTAAAGAGTCCAGGATTGCTATCACTGTGCTTTCTGTAAACTATGCTTCTTCCACCTGTTGCTTTGATGAACTTGCAACCATTCTTGACTGCCTTAAGAGAAAAAGACTTCTGGTTTTACCAGTCTTTTATTATGTGGATCCTACACTGGTGCAATTGCAGAAAGGCAGTTTTGGAGAAGCCTTGACTAAACATGAGAAGAGGCTCAAGCATGACATGGAAAAGTTGTTGAAATGGAAGATGCTTCTTCATCAAGTAGCtaagttgtttttctttcacatcGACCATCG GAATGCATATGAATATGAGTTTATTGGGAAGATTGTGGAGTGGGTCTCCAAGAAGATTAATCCTGGTCATTACCCAGTTGGAATAGAGTCAAAAGTGCAAGATGTAATGAAACTTTTGGATGTTGGATGTGATGGTGGTGTCCACATGATAGGGATTCATGGAATTGGCGGGGTTGGGAAATCAACTCTTGCCAAAGAAGTTTATAATGATTTGATTTCGTACAAGTTTGATGCTtcatgttttattgaaaacgtGAGAGAAAAATCAAACAAGCATGGGTTACAATACCTTCAAAGCATCATTCTTCTGAATTTACTTGGAGAGAAGGACATGAAGTTAACAAGTGTGCAACAAGGAATTTCAGTGATACAACGTAGGCTTCAGAAAAAGAAGGTTCTCTTGATTCTAGATGATGTTGACAAGGAGGAGCAATTGCAGGCAGTTGTTGGAAGAGCTGATTGGTTTGGTCCTGGCAGCAGAGTCATAATCACAACACGAGATGAACAGCTGTTAGCCTCCCATAATGTTCAAACAACTTATGAGGTGAAGGGATTAAATAACAATGATGCTCTTCAATTGCTTAAATGGAAAGCTTTTAAAAAGCATTACTTTGATCCAAGTTATGAGGATCTCCTGAATCATGTAGTAACTTTTGCTGCTGGCATTCCATTAGCATTGGAAGTAATAGGTTCCAACTTGTATGGAAAAAGTGTAGAAGAATGGAAACCAGTCatccataaattaaaaaaatgtcctAATAATCCGGTTGAAACAATACTTAAAGCAAGCTTTGATTCTttggaggaaaaagaaaagagtgtTTTTCTTGACTTTGCTTGTTGCTTCAAAGGATATGAATTGGCAGAGGTCGAAGATATACTTCAAGCTCAGTATGGTCAGAACATGAAGTGTTACATTGACATATTGGTTGACAAATCTCTAGTAAAGCTTATTCATGGTACAAAACCTTGTTATGATAGAGTTACATTTCATGACTTGATTGAGGACATGGGTAAAGATATTGTCCGACAGGAATCATTGATAGAGCCAGGTGAGCGTAGCAGGTTATGGTTACTGGAAGATGTTAGAGAAGTTTTAGAAAACAACAGG GGAACTACCAAAACTGAAATCATATGTCTGGATTTCCCCATATTTGATCAAGAAGAAGTAGTAGAATGGGATGGAAAGGCCTTCCAGAATATGCAGAACCTCAGAACACTTATTATTAGAAATGGTAGTTTTTCGAAAGGTCCAGAATATCTACCAGATAATTTGAGAGTGCTTGAATGGTGGAGATATCCGTCAAATAGTTTACCATCTGATTTTCATCCAAAGGAACTTGCCCTATGCAAGTTACCCTGCAGTAGTATTTCGACAATTGAGTTGATAAACTTATTGAAG AAGTTGGTGAATCTAAGAGTTTTGAAATTCTCAAATGCAAATGTTTAA
- the LOC114181901 gene encoding TMV resistance protein N-like isoform X2 gives MAVTSLSQAFMYDVFINFRGLDTRQGFTGHLRKALDDSGIHVFVDDEGIQSGKKITPELKKAIEKSRIAITVFSTNYASSSFCLDELALILDCSKRNGLLVLPVFYKVPPCHVRHQQGNYAEALARLEKRLLEERRHRSMENWKMALNEVADHAGFSFEDGKEYEHELIEKIVERVFSFINNGEEKLHVADYPVGLGSQVPEIRKLLDVGCDDGAHMIGIHGMGGVGKSTLARAVYNLITDKFEGSCFLQNVREESNKHGLKHIHSIILSEVLGMKKINLASEQQGISIIKNRLKRKKVLLVLDDVDQHKQLQGIAGSPDWFGPGSIVIITTRDKQLLASHEVKTTHEVKELNKEDALKLLKFKAFRMEDVDPTYTEVLNQVVTYASGIPLTLEVIGSNLFGKSVQEWESAIKQYKRIPSNQILEMLKVSFDSLGEEEKSVFLDIVCCFKGYKLSEIEEKLRALYDNCMKYHIGVLVEKSLIKINHDERVTFHDLIEDIGKRIDRQQSPREPGKRRRLWLQEDIIQVLRDNSGTSEIKIICLYFPISDIQVVEWDGNAFTNMKSLKILIVRNGIFSQHISYLPESLKVLEWRAQVSF, from the exons ATGGCTGTAACATCACTTTCCCAAGCATTCATGTACGATGTGTTCATCAATTTCAGAGGCTTAGACACACGCCAAGGTTTTACTGGCCATCTCCGCAAAGCTCTTGATGACAGTGGAATCCACGTTTTCGTTGATGATGAGGGCATTCAGAGTGGAAAGAAAATAACACCAGAACTCAAGAAGGCAATTGAAAAGTCCAGGATTGCCATCACTGTGTTCTCAACAAACTATGCTTCTTCTTCCTTCTGTTTAGATGAACTTGCACTCATTCTTGACTGCTCCAAAAGGAATGGACTCTTGGTGTTGCCTGTCTTTTACAAAGTGCCTCCTTGTCATGTCAGACACCAGCAAGGAAATTATGCAGAAGCATTGGCCAGACTAGAGAAAAGGCTTCTGGAGGAGAGGCGCCACCGTAGCATGGAGAATTGGAAAATGGCACTGAATGAAGTAGCTGACCATGCTGGCTTTTCTTTCGAGGATGG AAAAGAATATGAGCACGAGCTTATTGAGAAGATTGTTGAGCGTGTCTTCAGCTTCATTAATAATGGTGAAGAAAAATTACATGTTGCTGATTACCCAGTTGGACTAGGATCACAGGTGCCAGAAATAAGGAAGCTTTTGGATGTTGGATGTGATGATGGTGCCCACATGATAGGGATCCACGGAATGGGCGGTGTAGGGAAATCAACACTTGCCCGCGCAGTTTATAATTTGATCACTGATAAATTTGAAGGTTcgtgttttcttcaaaatgtaAGAGAAGAATCAAACAAACACGGGCTAAAACACATTCACAGCATCATTCTTTCAGAGGTACTTGGAATGAAGAAAATCAACCTAGCAAGTGAGCAACAAGGAATTTCAATAATAAAGAATAGGCTCAAGCGAAAGAAGGTTCTCTTAGTTCTGGATGATGTAGACCAGCACAAGCAATTACAGGGAATTGCAGGAAGTCCTGATTGGTTTGGTCCCGGCAGTATAGTTATCATCACAACTCGCGACAAACAACTTCTAGCATCTCATGAGGTTAAAACAACACATGAGGTGAAGGAATTGAATAAGGAAGATGCTCTTAAGTTGCTTAAATTCAAAGCTTTTAGAATGGAAGACGTTGATCCAACTTACACGGAGGTATTAAATCAGGTAGTAACTTATGCTTCTGGTATTCCACTGACTTTGGAAGTAATAGGCTCCAACTTGTTTGGAAAAAGTGTACAAGAATGGGAATCTGCTATCAAACAATACAAAAGAATTCCTAGTAATCAAATCCTAGAGATGCTTAAAGTAAGCTTTGATTCATTgggagaagaagagaagagcGTTTTTCTTGACATTGTTTGTTGCTTCAAAGGGTATAAATTGTCAGAGATTGAAGAGAAACTTCGTGCTCTTTATGATAACTGCATGAAATACCATATTGGGGTGTTAGTTGAAAAGTCTCTCATAAAGATTAATCATGATGAAAGAGTTACATTTCATGACTTGATTGAGGACATAGGTAAAAGAATTGACCGTCAGCAATCACCAAGAGAGCCAGGGAAGCGCAGGAGATTATGGTTACAGGAAGATATAATTCAAGTTTTAAGAGACAACTCG GGAACTAGTGAAATCAAAATTATCTGTCTGTATTTTCCTATATCCGACATCCAAGTAGTAGAATGGGATGGAAACGCTTTCACGAATATGAAAAGCCTTAAAATACTTATTGTTAGAAACGGTATTTTTTCCCAACATATAAGTTATCTACCAGAAAGTTTGAAGGTACTAGAATGGCGTGCACAGGTATCCTTCTGA
- the LOC114181901 gene encoding TMV resistance protein N-like isoform X1, producing the protein MAVTSLSQAFMYDVFINFRGLDTRQGFTGHLRKALDDSGIHVFVDDEGIQSGKKITPELKKAIEKSRIAITVFSTNYASSSFCLDELALILDCSKRNGLLVLPVFYKVPPCHVRHQQGNYAEALARLEKRLLEERRHRSMENWKMALNEVADHAGFSFEDGRKEYEHELIEKIVERVFSFINNGEEKLHVADYPVGLGSQVPEIRKLLDVGCDDGAHMIGIHGMGGVGKSTLARAVYNLITDKFEGSCFLQNVREESNKHGLKHIHSIILSEVLGMKKINLASEQQGISIIKNRLKRKKVLLVLDDVDQHKQLQGIAGSPDWFGPGSIVIITTRDKQLLASHEVKTTHEVKELNKEDALKLLKFKAFRMEDVDPTYTEVLNQVVTYASGIPLTLEVIGSNLFGKSVQEWESAIKQYKRIPSNQILEMLKVSFDSLGEEEKSVFLDIVCCFKGYKLSEIEEKLRALYDNCMKYHIGVLVEKSLIKINHDERVTFHDLIEDIGKRIDRQQSPREPGKRRRLWLQEDIIQVLRDNSGTSEIKIICLYFPISDIQVVEWDGNAFTNMKSLKILIVRNGIFSQHISYLPESLKVLEWRAQVSF; encoded by the exons ATGGCTGTAACATCACTTTCCCAAGCATTCATGTACGATGTGTTCATCAATTTCAGAGGCTTAGACACACGCCAAGGTTTTACTGGCCATCTCCGCAAAGCTCTTGATGACAGTGGAATCCACGTTTTCGTTGATGATGAGGGCATTCAGAGTGGAAAGAAAATAACACCAGAACTCAAGAAGGCAATTGAAAAGTCCAGGATTGCCATCACTGTGTTCTCAACAAACTATGCTTCTTCTTCCTTCTGTTTAGATGAACTTGCACTCATTCTTGACTGCTCCAAAAGGAATGGACTCTTGGTGTTGCCTGTCTTTTACAAAGTGCCTCCTTGTCATGTCAGACACCAGCAAGGAAATTATGCAGAAGCATTGGCCAGACTAGAGAAAAGGCTTCTGGAGGAGAGGCGCCACCGTAGCATGGAGAATTGGAAAATGGCACTGAATGAAGTAGCTGACCATGCTGGCTTTTCTTTCGAGGATGG CAGAAAAGAATATGAGCACGAGCTTATTGAGAAGATTGTTGAGCGTGTCTTCAGCTTCATTAATAATGGTGAAGAAAAATTACATGTTGCTGATTACCCAGTTGGACTAGGATCACAGGTGCCAGAAATAAGGAAGCTTTTGGATGTTGGATGTGATGATGGTGCCCACATGATAGGGATCCACGGAATGGGCGGTGTAGGGAAATCAACACTTGCCCGCGCAGTTTATAATTTGATCACTGATAAATTTGAAGGTTcgtgttttcttcaaaatgtaAGAGAAGAATCAAACAAACACGGGCTAAAACACATTCACAGCATCATTCTTTCAGAGGTACTTGGAATGAAGAAAATCAACCTAGCAAGTGAGCAACAAGGAATTTCAATAATAAAGAATAGGCTCAAGCGAAAGAAGGTTCTCTTAGTTCTGGATGATGTAGACCAGCACAAGCAATTACAGGGAATTGCAGGAAGTCCTGATTGGTTTGGTCCCGGCAGTATAGTTATCATCACAACTCGCGACAAACAACTTCTAGCATCTCATGAGGTTAAAACAACACATGAGGTGAAGGAATTGAATAAGGAAGATGCTCTTAAGTTGCTTAAATTCAAAGCTTTTAGAATGGAAGACGTTGATCCAACTTACACGGAGGTATTAAATCAGGTAGTAACTTATGCTTCTGGTATTCCACTGACTTTGGAAGTAATAGGCTCCAACTTGTTTGGAAAAAGTGTACAAGAATGGGAATCTGCTATCAAACAATACAAAAGAATTCCTAGTAATCAAATCCTAGAGATGCTTAAAGTAAGCTTTGATTCATTgggagaagaagagaagagcGTTTTTCTTGACATTGTTTGTTGCTTCAAAGGGTATAAATTGTCAGAGATTGAAGAGAAACTTCGTGCTCTTTATGATAACTGCATGAAATACCATATTGGGGTGTTAGTTGAAAAGTCTCTCATAAAGATTAATCATGATGAAAGAGTTACATTTCATGACTTGATTGAGGACATAGGTAAAAGAATTGACCGTCAGCAATCACCAAGAGAGCCAGGGAAGCGCAGGAGATTATGGTTACAGGAAGATATAATTCAAGTTTTAAGAGACAACTCG GGAACTAGTGAAATCAAAATTATCTGTCTGTATTTTCCTATATCCGACATCCAAGTAGTAGAATGGGATGGAAACGCTTTCACGAATATGAAAAGCCTTAAAATACTTATTGTTAGAAACGGTATTTTTTCCCAACATATAAGTTATCTACCAGAAAGTTTGAAGGTACTAGAATGGCGTGCACAGGTATCCTTCTGA
- the LOC114181901 gene encoding TMV resistance protein N-like isoform X3, producing MAVTSLSQAFMYDVFINFRGLDTRQGFTGHLRKALDDSGIHVFVDDEGIQSGKKITPELKKAIEKSRIAITVFSTNYASSSFCLDELALILDCSKRNGLLVLPVFYKVPPCHVRHQQGNYAEALARLEKRLLEERRHRSMENWKMALNEVADHAGFSFEDGRKEYEHELIEKIVERVFSFINNGEEKLHVADYPVGLGSQVPEIRKLLDVGCDDGAHMIGIHGMGGVGKSTLARAVYNLITDKFEGSCFLQNVREESNKHGLKHIHSIILSEVLGMKKINLASEQQGISIIKNRLKRKKVLLVLDDVDQHKQLQGIAGSPDWFGPGSIVIITTRDKQLLASHEVKTTHEVKELNKEDALKLLKFKAFRMEDVDPTYTEVLNQVVTYASGIPLTLEVIGSNLFGKSVQEWESAIKQYKRIPSNQILEMLKVSFDSLGEEEKSVFLDIVCCFKGYKLSEIEEKLRALYDNCMKYHIGVLVEKSLIKINHDERVTFHDLIEDIGKRIDRQQSPREPGKRRRLWLQEDIIQVLRDNSVSF from the exons ATGGCTGTAACATCACTTTCCCAAGCATTCATGTACGATGTGTTCATCAATTTCAGAGGCTTAGACACACGCCAAGGTTTTACTGGCCATCTCCGCAAAGCTCTTGATGACAGTGGAATCCACGTTTTCGTTGATGATGAGGGCATTCAGAGTGGAAAGAAAATAACACCAGAACTCAAGAAGGCAATTGAAAAGTCCAGGATTGCCATCACTGTGTTCTCAACAAACTATGCTTCTTCTTCCTTCTGTTTAGATGAACTTGCACTCATTCTTGACTGCTCCAAAAGGAATGGACTCTTGGTGTTGCCTGTCTTTTACAAAGTGCCTCCTTGTCATGTCAGACACCAGCAAGGAAATTATGCAGAAGCATTGGCCAGACTAGAGAAAAGGCTTCTGGAGGAGAGGCGCCACCGTAGCATGGAGAATTGGAAAATGGCACTGAATGAAGTAGCTGACCATGCTGGCTTTTCTTTCGAGGATGG CAGAAAAGAATATGAGCACGAGCTTATTGAGAAGATTGTTGAGCGTGTCTTCAGCTTCATTAATAATGGTGAAGAAAAATTACATGTTGCTGATTACCCAGTTGGACTAGGATCACAGGTGCCAGAAATAAGGAAGCTTTTGGATGTTGGATGTGATGATGGTGCCCACATGATAGGGATCCACGGAATGGGCGGTGTAGGGAAATCAACACTTGCCCGCGCAGTTTATAATTTGATCACTGATAAATTTGAAGGTTcgtgttttcttcaaaatgtaAGAGAAGAATCAAACAAACACGGGCTAAAACACATTCACAGCATCATTCTTTCAGAGGTACTTGGAATGAAGAAAATCAACCTAGCAAGTGAGCAACAAGGAATTTCAATAATAAAGAATAGGCTCAAGCGAAAGAAGGTTCTCTTAGTTCTGGATGATGTAGACCAGCACAAGCAATTACAGGGAATTGCAGGAAGTCCTGATTGGTTTGGTCCCGGCAGTATAGTTATCATCACAACTCGCGACAAACAACTTCTAGCATCTCATGAGGTTAAAACAACACATGAGGTGAAGGAATTGAATAAGGAAGATGCTCTTAAGTTGCTTAAATTCAAAGCTTTTAGAATGGAAGACGTTGATCCAACTTACACGGAGGTATTAAATCAGGTAGTAACTTATGCTTCTGGTATTCCACTGACTTTGGAAGTAATAGGCTCCAACTTGTTTGGAAAAAGTGTACAAGAATGGGAATCTGCTATCAAACAATACAAAAGAATTCCTAGTAATCAAATCCTAGAGATGCTTAAAGTAAGCTTTGATTCATTgggagaagaagagaagagcGTTTTTCTTGACATTGTTTGTTGCTTCAAAGGGTATAAATTGTCAGAGATTGAAGAGAAACTTCGTGCTCTTTATGATAACTGCATGAAATACCATATTGGGGTGTTAGTTGAAAAGTCTCTCATAAAGATTAATCATGATGAAAGAGTTACATTTCATGACTTGATTGAGGACATAGGTAAAAGAATTGACCGTCAGCAATCACCAAGAGAGCCAGGGAAGCGCAGGAGATTATGGTTACAGGAAGATATAATTCAAGTTTTAAGAGACAACTCG GTATCCTTCTGA